In the Chroococcidiopsis sp. SAG 2025 genome, one interval contains:
- a CDS encoding class I SAM-dependent methyltransferase, translating to MQSKQNLIALRKTQFQQRLLLNHQLIEIVKHTESHAFLTNPAAHNVYLYLTNYVRVCSEAWFKTKLTTLRVLDWGCGKGHISFLLREMGAMVTSCDVTSGAAFGQDAPIIDRTSISVVSLEHPYLLPFNDATFDVVLSFGVLEHVSNDLASLHEIRRVLSPQGLFFCFFLPYYLSWTQRLAHLRGDFYHDRLYTKKLVKNLLSQSQFQLIDLWHRQLLPKNRISYVNHHSFESLDRWLTENTFLKYIATNIEFVAFKN from the coding sequence ATGCAGAGCAAGCAAAATTTGATAGCTCTCAGAAAGACACAGTTTCAGCAGCGCCTCTTACTCAATCATCAGTTGATTGAAATAGTCAAGCATACAGAAAGTCACGCTTTTTTGACAAATCCAGCTGCTCACAATGTTTATCTATACTTGACGAACTACGTCCGAGTTTGTTCTGAAGCTTGGTTCAAAACTAAGTTAACAACTTTGCGCGTACTAGATTGGGGATGTGGTAAAGGTCACATTTCTTTTTTACTACGTGAAATGGGTGCTATGGTAACTAGTTGTGATGTGACTAGTGGTGCAGCATTTGGTCAGGATGCGCCTATTATCGATCGCACATCCATATCAGTCGTCTCTTTAGAACATCCCTATTTACTTCCCTTCAATGATGCTACCTTTGATGTCGTCCTGAGTTTTGGTGTCCTCGAACACGTTTCAAACGATCTTGCATCTTTACATGAAATTCGGCGAGTACTCAGTCCACAAGGCTTATTCTTTTGTTTCTTCTTGCCATACTACTTGTCTTGGACTCAACGACTAGCACATTTACGGGGAGATTTTTATCACGATCGCTTATATACTAAAAAACTAGTGAAAAACCTTCTTAGCCAGAGTCAGTTCCAGCTCATCGATCTCTGGCATAGACAGCTCCTACCTAAAAATCGTATTTCCTACGTTAACCATCATAGTTTTGAAAGCTTAGATCGGTGGCTGACTGAAAACACTTTCCTCAAATACATTGCTACTAATATTGAGTTTGTAGCTTTCAAAAATTAA
- a CDS encoding ABC-F family ATP-binding cassette domain-containing protein produces the protein MTIFTLRSVKKDFGIKEILKDASFSLDEGDKVGLIGVNGSGKSTLLKAIAGLEPIDSGEIWVNSGATIVYLPQQPNLDENRTVLEQVFADGGEQMALVREYEEISDKLAHGQGDLDKLMARLSNVSQQIEAVGAWEVETNAKVILSKLGIEDFDAKIGNLSGGYRKRIALAAALLSEPDVLLMDEPTNHLDALSVEWLQSYLTRFRGALLLITHDRYFLDRVTNRIIEIDRGDLYTYSGNYAYYLEKKAEAEESAVSSQRKHAGVLRRELEWLKRGPKARSTKQKARIDRIYEMQAREFKQVQGKVEISTPGRRIGRKVIELENISKSYGDRLLIKDFTYTFNPEDRIGIIGSNGAGKSTLMDIITGRVQPDSGTVEIGSTIHIGYFDQHSDDLTLNENQRVIEYLKDVAELVKTADGSIITASQMLERFLFPPNQQYAPIHMLSGGEKRRLFLLRVLMSAPNVLILDEPTNDLDVQTLAVLEEYLEDFNGCAIVVSHDRYFLDRAVETIFAIEPGGTLRQYPGNYSVYLDYKQAAEEEKSKIESQKSKLESRTPTPTPTLPLPTPASSRKLSFKEKREYETLETQIPEMETQKEELEKIFYNNPPSDFTEMQQLSEQLAQLVQAIDTATERWLELAEREND, from the coding sequence ATGACTATTTTCACGCTGCGATCGGTTAAAAAAGACTTTGGCATCAAGGAAATTTTGAAAGATGCTAGCTTTAGCCTGGATGAAGGCGATAAAGTCGGGCTAATTGGGGTAAACGGTTCTGGTAAATCAACACTACTCAAGGCGATCGCCGGACTGGAACCAATAGATAGCGGTGAGATTTGGGTTAATTCGGGAGCTACAATTGTCTACCTACCCCAACAGCCAAATTTAGATGAGAATCGTACTGTCTTAGAACAAGTGTTTGCCGATGGTGGCGAACAGATGGCGCTAGTACGGGAATATGAAGAAATTTCCGATAAACTGGCGCACGGACAAGGCGATCTCGACAAGCTGATGGCGCGACTGTCGAATGTGTCCCAGCAAATTGAAGCAGTAGGGGCGTGGGAAGTAGAAACGAATGCTAAAGTCATTCTTAGCAAGTTAGGAATTGAAGACTTTGATGCCAAAATCGGCAATCTTTCTGGTGGTTATCGCAAGCGAATTGCCCTAGCAGCAGCTTTACTGTCGGAACCAGATGTATTGTTGATGGACGAACCGACCAACCATTTAGATGCATTATCAGTTGAGTGGTTGCAAAGTTATTTAACTCGGTTTCGCGGTGCGTTGTTACTCATCACTCACGATCGCTACTTTTTGGATCGGGTCACAAATCGCATTATCGAGATCGATCGCGGCGACCTTTATACTTATTCCGGTAATTATGCTTATTATCTGGAAAAAAAGGCAGAAGCAGAAGAATCAGCCGTCAGCAGTCAGCGCAAACACGCCGGAGTATTACGGCGAGAGTTGGAATGGTTGAAACGAGGTCCAAAAGCCCGTAGCACTAAGCAAAAAGCTAGAATTGATCGCATCTACGAGATGCAGGCGCGGGAATTTAAGCAAGTGCAGGGTAAGGTAGAAATTTCTACTCCAGGTCGGCGGATTGGGAGAAAGGTAATTGAGTTAGAAAATATTAGCAAGTCTTACGGCGATCGCCTTCTCATCAAAGACTTTACATATACATTCAATCCCGAAGACCGCATTGGCATTATTGGCAGTAACGGCGCGGGAAAATCGACGCTGATGGATATTATTACCGGACGAGTGCAGCCCGATTCCGGTACGGTAGAAATTGGTTCCACAATTCACATTGGTTATTTCGACCAACATTCTGACGATTTGACGCTGAATGAAAATCAGCGAGTTATCGAATATCTCAAAGATGTAGCAGAGTTGGTTAAAACAGCCGATGGTAGCATCATTACGGCTTCTCAGATGTTGGAACGGTTTCTGTTTCCCCCCAACCAGCAATATGCACCCATCCACATGCTGTCTGGCGGAGAAAAGCGGCGGTTGTTTTTGTTGCGCGTGCTGATGAGTGCGCCGAATGTATTGATTTTGGACGAACCGACAAACGATTTAGACGTACAAACGCTAGCTGTATTAGAAGAGTATTTAGAAGACTTTAACGGTTGCGCGATCGTTGTTTCCCACGATCGCTATTTTCTCGATCGCGCGGTGGAGACTATTTTTGCGATCGAACCTGGTGGAACTTTGCGCCAATATCCAGGTAATTATTCGGTATATCTAGACTACAAGCAAGCGGCAGAGGAAGAAAAGTCAAAAATTGAGAGTCAAAAGTCAAAACTTGAAAGTCGAACTCCAACCCCGACTCCCACTCTCCCACTCCCGACTCCCGCGTCCTCGCGCAAGCTATCTTTCAAAGAAAAACGGGAATATGAAACGCTAGAGACTCAAATTCCCGAGATGGAAACGCAAAAGGAAGAGTTAGAAAAGATTTTCTACAACAACCCTCCTAGCGATTTTACCGAAATGCAGCAGTTATCTGAGCAGTTAGCTCAATTAGTGCAAGCAATCGACACGGCAACCGAACGTTGGTTAGAACTGGCAGAACGTGAAAATGATTAA
- a CDS encoding SUMF1/EgtB/PvdO family nonheme iron enzyme, translating to MKSSSIKFRASDRPQQRHQLREWYEHCRQGTLAMFERVDEETFCHQVHPDFSPVGWHFGHIVYTESLWLRERSAGLAPLFPEHRRLFMADGLPKCDRVKLPGKAVIRHYLDTVRQEVLQILETIDLKQHERLWRWMLQHESQHCETIAFLLQLSGSRDELGAGSREKRVGGVGEAGEENTHYPLPITHYPLPTTNYQNQTIEIPAGYFEQGNNTIDALDNERPAHQVYLDTYWIDRYPVTCAEYRLFMKAGGYQNPVWWSENGWQWLQQEQIARPLYWLEDPQYDNHPVCGVSWYEAEAYAKFADKRLPTEAEWEKAASWDALNSLRHTYPWGEIEPDLARCNYNYAIAQTTPVNAHPNGRSTYGCEDMLGNVWEWTACVFDGYAGFASYPYTGYSQVYFDGQHQVLKGGSWATRPWALRTSFRNWYHPGVRQILAGFRCAKD from the coding sequence TTGAAATCCAGTTCCATCAAATTTAGAGCCAGCGATCGCCCCCAGCAACGCCACCAACTAAGAGAATGGTACGAGCATTGTCGTCAGGGAACTTTAGCGATGTTCGAGCGAGTGGACGAGGAAACCTTTTGCCATCAGGTACACCCCGACTTTAGCCCTGTGGGATGGCATTTCGGTCATATTGTCTACACAGAATCCCTGTGGCTGCGAGAACGCAGTGCGGGACTAGCACCACTATTTCCCGAACACCGCCGCTTGTTTATGGCTGACGGTTTACCAAAATGCGATCGCGTTAAGTTGCCAGGTAAAGCCGTTATTCGTCACTATCTAGATACAGTCAGGCAAGAAGTTCTACAAATCCTAGAAACAATAGACTTAAAGCAACACGAACGCCTCTGGCGCTGGATGCTACAACACGAAAGCCAGCACTGCGAGACGATCGCATTTTTATTGCAATTATCAGGGAGCAGGGACGAGCTGGGAGCAGGGAGCAGGGAAAAGAGAGTTGGGGGAGTTGGGGAGGCTGGGGAAGAAAATACCCATTACCCATTACCCATTACCCATTACCCACTACCAACTACCAACTACCAAAATCAAACGATCGAAATCCCTGCTGGATATTTCGAGCAGGGGAATAATACCATTGACGCTTTAGATAACGAGCGTCCGGCGCATCAAGTTTATTTAGATACCTACTGGATCGATCGCTATCCCGTCACTTGCGCTGAATATCGCCTGTTTATGAAGGCGGGAGGCTATCAAAATCCGGTGTGGTGGTCGGAAAATGGTTGGCAATGGTTGCAACAAGAACAGATCGCTCGACCCCTTTACTGGTTAGAAGATCCGCAATACGATAATCATCCCGTTTGTGGTGTCAGTTGGTACGAAGCCGAAGCTTATGCCAAATTTGCCGATAAACGCTTACCCACAGAAGCTGAGTGGGAAAAAGCTGCTAGCTGGGATGCATTAAATAGTCTTCGTCACACCTATCCTTGGGGAGAAATAGAGCCAGACCTAGCTCGGTGCAATTATAACTACGCGATCGCACAAACAACACCAGTCAATGCTCATCCCAACGGACGCAGCACCTATGGTTGTGAAGATATGTTGGGCAATGTTTGGGAATGGACGGCTTGTGTATTTGATGGCTACGCAGGTTTTGCCAGTTATCCCTACACTGGTTATTCCCAAGTTTATTTTGACGGACAGCATCAAGTTCTTAAAGGTGGCAGTTGGGCAACTCGTCCTTGGGCGCTAAGAACGAGTTTTCGCAATTGGTATCATCCAGGCGTGCGGCAAATCTTGGCAGGGTTTCGGTGTGCGAAAGATTAA
- a CDS encoding TIGR04168 family protein — MTSQSKQDETTVIAVVGDIHDQWEAADGITLQKLGIDLALFVGDYGNESVDVVKAIADLDIPKAAVFGNHDAWYTATAWGRQKCPYDRKKEDWVQEQIDLLGEAHVGYGKLDFPKLNLTVVGSRPFTWGGSSWKNEDFYQERFGVAGFEESTARIIAAARSATYDTVIFLGHNGPSGLGDCPEDPCGKDWQPLGGDFGDPDLTEAIAQTRAAGKQIPLVTFGHMHHKLRHTQKYLRKPVHVARETVYLNAASVPRIVENGSDRQRNFSLVYLQSGIVSQVSLVWVDRDYRIASEQILYQQQSQLVQPA; from the coding sequence ATGACCAGTCAAAGCAAACAGGATGAAACAACCGTCATTGCAGTTGTCGGTGATATTCACGACCAATGGGAAGCAGCAGATGGCATAACACTGCAAAAACTAGGCATCGACCTTGCATTATTTGTAGGTGACTACGGCAATGAATCAGTAGATGTAGTCAAAGCGATCGCCGATCTCGACATTCCTAAAGCAGCAGTGTTTGGCAACCACGACGCTTGGTATACCGCTACTGCGTGGGGTCGCCAGAAGTGTCCTTACGATCGAAAAAAAGAAGACTGGGTGCAAGAACAAATAGACTTATTAGGAGAAGCCCATGTTGGTTATGGCAAACTAGACTTTCCTAAACTAAATTTAACCGTTGTTGGTAGCCGTCCGTTTACTTGGGGTGGTTCGAGCTGGAAAAACGAAGACTTCTATCAAGAAAGATTTGGCGTAGCAGGCTTTGAAGAGTCTACCGCACGCATTATAGCAGCAGCTCGTAGCGCCACCTACGATACCGTCATTTTTCTCGGACATAACGGACCATCAGGATTAGGAGATTGCCCTGAAGACCCTTGTGGCAAGGACTGGCAACCCTTGGGGGGTGACTTTGGCGATCCAGATTTGACAGAGGCGATCGCGCAAACTCGTGCCGCAGGAAAACAGATTCCTTTGGTCACATTTGGTCATATGCACCATAAACTACGCCACACCCAAAAGTACTTGCGTAAGCCAGTCCATGTTGCCCGCGAAACAGTTTACCTCAATGCTGCTAGCGTACCTAGAATCGTTGAGAATGGCAGCGATCGCCAGCGCAATTTTTCCTTAGTCTATCTCCAATCTGGGATAGTATCTCAAGTGTCTCTCGTTTGGGTAGATCGAGATTATCGAATAGCATCAGAGCAAATCCTTTATCAGCAACAAAGTCAGCTCGTGCAGCCTGCATAG
- a CDS encoding PadR family transcriptional regulator has protein sequence MSLAHAILGFLLQAERTGYDLKTSCFDRCMTYLWSADQAQIYRTLDKLVEQGWITYKVEIQSDRPNRKVYSVTEAGKAELTQWLQSPQPIPTVRDPLPIQLFFSAHISNEATIHLLERQLAARREKLAECEQIELPTLSNLTANREQLMQRLVLELAIRKEQTYIDWLKTAIEVLTQDALNPSPPAAILDTPA, from the coding sequence ATGTCATTAGCACACGCAATATTGGGCTTCCTCCTACAAGCAGAAAGGACAGGGTATGACTTGAAAACGAGCTGCTTCGATCGCTGTATGACTTACTTATGGTCTGCGGATCAGGCACAAATTTATCGAACCCTTGATAAACTAGTCGAGCAAGGATGGATTACCTATAAGGTTGAAATTCAGAGCGATCGCCCCAACCGTAAAGTTTACAGCGTCACTGAAGCCGGAAAAGCCGAATTAACTCAGTGGCTGCAAAGCCCTCAACCCATACCAACAGTAAGAGATCCACTACCAATTCAATTATTTTTTTCTGCCCATATATCAAACGAAGCTACGATTCACTTATTAGAACGACAGCTAGCAGCACGACGCGAGAAGTTAGCGGAATGCGAACAAATAGAACTACCAACGTTGAGCAATCTTACAGCTAACCGCGAACAGTTGATGCAACGACTGGTATTAGAACTAGCAATTCGCAAAGAACAGACTTATATTGATTGGTTAAAGACAGCGATCGAGGTACTCACTCAAGACGCGCTCAATCCTTCACCGCCAGCAGCAATTCTCGATACACCCGCGTAA
- the nadA gene encoding quinolinate synthase NadA, with translation MFTTAIVQNHPTREIPVDLFTAIQALKQELNAVILAHYYQEPDIQDIADYIGDSLGLAQQAAKTNAAVIVFAGVHFMAETAKILNPNKLVLLPDLSAGCSLADSCPAQEFAAFKAAHPDHLVISYINCTAEIKAMSDIICTSSNAVQIVRQIPLDRPIIFAPDRNLGRYVMQQTGRNMLLWQGSCIVHETFSEKKLVQLKIQHPAAEVLAHPECEPPILRHADYVGSTTALLKYCQKSSANSFIVATEPGIIHQMRKEAPHKNFIPAPPINSNCNCNECPYMRLNTLEKLYLAMKNRSPEIELSEEIVTAALNPLQRMLAMSTKQI, from the coding sequence GTGTTTACAACTGCGATCGTCCAAAATCATCCAACCCGTGAAATACCTGTAGACTTGTTTACAGCAATTCAAGCTTTAAAACAAGAGCTGAACGCTGTGATTCTGGCACACTACTATCAAGAACCAGACATTCAAGACATTGCTGATTATATTGGTGACTCATTAGGGTTGGCTCAACAAGCTGCGAAGACTAATGCTGCAGTTATTGTCTTTGCTGGCGTTCACTTCATGGCAGAAACAGCCAAGATTCTCAATCCTAACAAACTCGTACTTTTGCCAGATTTATCCGCAGGTTGTTCTTTAGCAGACAGTTGTCCTGCTCAAGAGTTTGCCGCTTTCAAAGCAGCACATCCAGACCACTTAGTCATTTCTTATATTAACTGTACTGCCGAAATTAAGGCGATGAGCGATATTATTTGTACCAGTTCCAATGCGGTGCAGATTGTACGCCAAATTCCTCTAGATAGACCAATTATTTTTGCTCCAGACCGCAATTTAGGGCGATATGTCATGCAACAAACTGGTCGAAATATGTTGCTGTGGCAAGGCAGCTGTATCGTCCATGAAACATTTTCAGAAAAGAAACTCGTTCAATTAAAAATTCAGCACCCAGCAGCGGAAGTTTTAGCTCACCCTGAATGCGAACCTCCTATCTTGCGTCATGCAGATTATGTTGGTTCTACAACAGCTTTGTTAAAATATTGTCAAAAGAGTTCTGCGAATTCTTTTATCGTCGCCACTGAACCAGGGATTATTCATCAAATGCGGAAAGAAGCTCCGCATAAAAATTTTATTCCTGCACCACCAATAAATAGTAATTGTAATTGCAATGAATGCCCGTATATGCGATTAAATACTTTAGAAAAGCTTTATTTAGCAATGAAGAACCGCAGCCCAGAAATTGAATTATCAGAAGAAATCGTCACGGCTGCCTTGAATCCACTACAGCGTATGTTAGCAATGAGTACTAAGCAAATCTAA
- the nudC gene encoding NAD(+) diphosphatase: protein MHRTFTPGITPPVDRSVPAWWFAFVGKKLLVHQEGTANQIPQLTSLEEIGLTPIRTQFLGTLGDRPCYCAELPKDISTPTGMTLQGLRELYGTLDEDLFILSGRAIQIVEWNRTHQYCGYCATPTTQLPYERAKRCPNCGLVNYPRLSPAVIVLISRGEELLLARAHGFSPKMYSILAGFVEPGESLEETVVREVREEVGIEVKDIRYFGSQPWPFPNSLMIGFTATYASGEIALEPEELVDAGWFSKHNLPQIPPKLSIARKLIDWFVSTH, encoded by the coding sequence ATGCATCGTACCTTTACTCCTGGCATTACTCCACCCGTAGATCGATCCGTACCCGCTTGGTGGTTTGCCTTTGTAGGTAAAAAACTACTAGTACATCAAGAAGGAACAGCGAATCAAATCCCCCAACTCACTAGTTTAGAAGAGATTGGCTTAACTCCTATACGGACGCAATTTCTCGGTACGTTAGGCGATCGCCCCTGCTACTGTGCCGAACTCCCCAAAGATATATCTACACCTACGGGCATGACATTACAAGGGCTGCGAGAATTATACGGCACGTTGGACGAAGATTTATTTATTTTGAGCGGTCGCGCCATTCAAATCGTCGAATGGAATCGTACCCATCAATACTGCGGCTACTGCGCCACTCCTACCACCCAATTACCTTACGAACGGGCAAAACGCTGTCCCAACTGCGGCTTAGTTAATTATCCCCGCCTCTCACCTGCGGTTATCGTCCTCATCTCTCGCGGTGAGGAATTGTTATTAGCTCGCGCTCACGGATTTTCACCCAAGATGTACAGTATATTAGCTGGATTTGTCGAACCAGGCGAATCGCTAGAAGAAACGGTAGTGCGAGAAGTGCGCGAAGAAGTCGGGATTGAAGTGAAAGACATTCGCTATTTTGGTTCCCAACCTTGGCCTTTTCCCAATTCTCTGATGATTGGTTTTACAGCTACCTATGCTAGCGGTGAAATTGCGCTCGAACCAGAAGAGTTAGTGGATGCTGGTTGGTTTAGCAAACATAATTTACCTCAAATCCCCCCAAAGTTGAGTATTGCGCGTAAATTAATCGATTGGTTTGTCTCAACTCACTGA
- the egtD gene encoding L-histidine N(alpha)-methyltransferase, which translates to MSVSIFETASNIHPRSIEQRLQIENLIAPAAIATSRLTEGKDAIAGLTQTPKTLPPRYFYDDRGSQLFEQICELPEYYLTRTETAILQKYATEIARLTGACELVELGSGSSTKTRLLLDAYHKLGYPLHYIPVDVSAGILESSAKQLLADYTTLKVRALASTYELALERLASTFLPSRTICFIGSTLGNLTPSESDEFFARIFAALEVGEYFLLGVDLQKPKSVLEAAYNDCQGVTAAFNLNMLQHLNWRYDSNFDLQNFEHWAFYNETEHQIEMHLRSLRSQTVEMRSLNLIVEFADRETIRTEISRKFNLKNLQQQLQTQGLIPLQTWTDTKNWFGLLLCQKK; encoded by the coding sequence TTGAGCGTGTCCATATTTGAAACTGCAAGCAATATCCATCCCCGTTCCATCGAGCAACGCTTGCAGATAGAGAATCTCATCGCTCCCGCAGCGATCGCAACTAGCCGACTCACAGAAGGGAAAGACGCGATCGCGGGATTAACTCAAACTCCTAAAACCCTCCCACCGCGATACTTCTACGATGACCGAGGTTCGCAGTTATTCGAGCAAATTTGCGAACTGCCAGAGTACTATCTAACGCGCACCGAAACAGCTATCCTGCAAAAATATGCAACTGAAATTGCGCGGCTAACAGGTGCGTGCGAACTCGTCGAATTGGGTAGCGGTAGCTCGACTAAAACGCGCCTTCTCTTGGATGCTTATCACAAACTGGGATACCCACTACACTACATTCCAGTGGATGTCAGCGCGGGAATACTAGAGAGCAGTGCTAAACAACTCTTAGCCGACTATACCACGCTCAAAGTTCGCGCTTTAGCCAGTACTTACGAACTTGCACTAGAACGACTTGCGTCAACTTTTTTACCCAGTCGCACGATCTGTTTTATTGGTAGTACTTTAGGCAATTTGACCCCTTCAGAATCTGATGAGTTTTTCGCCCGGATTTTTGCAGCACTTGAAGTAGGAGAGTATTTCTTATTGGGTGTAGATTTGCAAAAGCCAAAATCAGTTTTAGAGGCAGCTTATAACGATTGCCAAGGAGTCACGGCAGCATTTAACCTCAATATGTTGCAACACTTGAACTGGCGCTATGACAGCAATTTTGACCTGCAAAACTTCGAGCATTGGGCTTTTTATAACGAAACAGAACATCAAATTGAAATGCATTTGAGAAGCTTGCGATCGCAAACCGTAGAGATGCGATCGCTTAATTTAATAGTAGAATTTGCCGATCGAGAAACAATCAGAACTGAAATTTCTCGTAAGTTCAACCTCAAAAACCTACAACAACAGTTACAAACGCAAGGATTAATTCCACTCCAAACTTGGACAGACACCAAAAACTGGTTTGGTTTGTTGCTATGTCAAAAAAAGTGA
- the egtC gene encoding ergothioneine biosynthesis protein EgtC, protein MCRLLGYIGETLSLEKLLYKPEHSLIVQSYQPREMNSGLLNADGCGVGWYHTQRDTNPFTYKSVLPIWNDVNLPSLSRYVESGCVLAYVRSATLGQAVDLSNCQPFDNQKLLCVHNGRVENFRQTIYRPLRDRLSDFAYQAIKGSTDSEHIFALLLDEVQANPSMSLEQALSATLNQLDLLAKSHQTRASANLLISDGKRLIASRFASDRNSPSLYWLRDDPAFPAAVIIASEPLFKGDWHSMPEHSIVSVGEDLEIQFHQI, encoded by the coding sequence ATGTGCCGTTTACTAGGCTACATCGGTGAAACTCTATCGCTAGAAAAACTGCTGTACAAACCAGAACACTCGTTGATCGTCCAAAGCTATCAACCCCGTGAAATGAATTCTGGATTGCTGAATGCAGATGGTTGTGGGGTTGGCTGGTATCATACCCAGCGCGATACTAACCCGTTCACCTATAAAAGCGTCCTACCAATTTGGAACGATGTCAATCTTCCCAGTTTGAGTCGTTATGTCGAGTCTGGCTGCGTGCTTGCCTACGTCCGCAGTGCTACGCTGGGACAAGCAGTCGATTTGAGTAACTGCCAACCGTTTGACAATCAAAAGCTTTTGTGCGTACACAACGGGCGGGTAGAAAACTTTCGCCAAACTATTTATCGTCCGCTCCGCGATCGCCTCAGCGATTTTGCTTACCAGGCAATTAAAGGCAGTACTGACTCAGAACACATATTTGCGCTATTACTAGATGAAGTCCAAGCCAATCCTTCTATGAGTTTAGAGCAAGCATTATCAGCTACCCTAAACCAACTCGATTTATTGGCAAAGTCCCATCAAACTAGAGCTTCTGCTAACTTGCTAATAAGCGACGGCAAGCGTCTAATTGCTTCTCGTTTTGCCAGCGATCGCAACTCTCCCTCGCTCTACTGGTTGCGAGACGATCCAGCATTTCCAGCCGCAGTCATCATTGCTTCCGAACCTTTATTTAAAGGTGACTGGCACTCTATGCCAGAACATAGCATCGTCAGTGTAGGAGAAGACCTTGAAATCCAGTTCCATCAAATTTAG
- the mug gene encoding G/U mismatch-specific DNA glycosylase has protein sequence MVQRKPTTAEIQAAYGRTVPDIIAPNLNVLFCGINPSLYSAAVGHHFARPGNRFWRSLHAAGYTERILSPFEDRDLLQFGYGLTNIVDRATARADELKAEELIFGQQQLAVKIEQYQPRFLAILGISAYRTAFYQPKAVMGRQAELSSGTIIWVLPNPSGLNAHYQIADLTRVYRELLLAVKD, from the coding sequence ATGGTGCAGCGCAAACCTACCACGGCAGAAATTCAAGCGGCATACGGGCGCACGGTTCCAGATATTATTGCTCCAAATTTAAATGTTTTGTTTTGCGGGATTAATCCTAGTCTCTATAGTGCTGCTGTCGGACATCATTTTGCCCGTCCAGGTAATCGCTTCTGGCGATCGCTTCACGCTGCGGGTTACACAGAACGGATACTGTCACCGTTTGAAGACCGCGATCTATTACAGTTTGGTTATGGTTTAACAAATATCGTCGATCGCGCCACGGCTAGGGCAGATGAGTTAAAAGCTGAAGAATTGATCTTCGGTCAACAACAGTTAGCAGTCAAGATCGAACAATATCAACCGCGATTTTTAGCTATTTTGGGTATCAGCGCCTATCGGACAGCATTTTATCAACCCAAAGCTGTCATGGGAAGACAAGCTGAGTTATCGTCCGGCACAATAATTTGGGTATTACCTAACCCCAGTGGGTTAAACGCTCATTATCAAATAGCAGATCTTACGCGGGTGTATCGAGAATTGCTGCTGGCGGTGAAGGATTGA